One stretch of Brettanomyces nanus chromosome 4, complete sequence DNA includes these proteins:
- a CDS encoding uncharacterized protein (BUSCO:EOG093430KB): MRSKQGLSSKKRIPITQMNDNGAKIRKMPSTLKPARTRQLIRRFHTLLKNKSEILSRIGLSGNKEITEANYREFIHKDGRLEKIYQSEREETIKKLKLNKLPREQGQGIDKLKIEDLAAKLGKIDGEIAKRGGLKVYQIASIKGQDQKRGGDSSKKMVKWLTELDIWKDPSERPTALEIGSLSSRNCISSCSMFKKVTRIDLNSQEPGLILQQDFLKRPLPKGSQDQFDLISCSLVLNFVTSAEARGDMLKRITCFLKQPSKAVESKPLFFLVLPLPCVTNSRYCNKQTIGKIMTNLGFTCLKFHESSKLAYWLYQWKGSDFISKKFIFKKKEILSGSKRNNFCVVIEKDNEDKR; encoded by the coding sequence ATGAGATCGAAGCAAGGTTTATCATCAAAAAAGCGTATTCCCATAACTCAAATGAATGATAACGGGGCGAAAATACGAAAGATGCCATCAACATTGAAGCCAGCTCGTACAAGACAATTAATTAGACGATTCCACACTTTATTGAAAAACAAATCGGAAATCCTTTCTCGAATTGGCTTAAGTGGAAACAAAGAAATTACAGAGGCCAACTATAGAGAGTTCATTCACAAGGATGGTAGGCTGGAAAAGATTTACCAGtcagaaagagaggaaacTATTAAGAAATTGAAGTTAAACAAGCTTCCGAGAGAACAAGGCCAAGGTATAGATAAGCTGaagattgaagatcttgCAGCAAAGTTGGGGAAAATTGATGGTGAAATTGCTAAAAGGGGAGGCCTCAAAGTGTACCAGATTGCATCCATTAAGGGACAAGATCAAAAACGAGGAGGTGATTCttcgaagaagatggtgaagtGGCTAACAGAGCTTgatatttggaaagatCCATCTGAAAGGCCAACCGCTCTTGAAATTGGGTCACTTTCTTCGAGAAATTGCATAAGCAGTTGTAGTATGTTCAAAAAAGTGACCCGAATTGATTTAAACTCTCAAGAACCAGGACTGATCTTACAGCAGGATTTTTTAAAAAGGCCGTTGCCGAAGGGTTCCCAGGACCAATTTGACCTCATTTCCTGCTCTCTAGTACTCAACTTTGTTACCAGTGCTGAAGCACGAGGTGACATGCTTAAAAGGATAACGTGTTTTCTCAAACAGCCATCTAAAGCTGTAGAAAGCAAGCCGCTCTTCTTTTTAGTACTGCCTCTACCTTGTGTCACAAACTCCAGATACTGCAACAAACAGACGATAGGAAAGATAATGACAAATCTTGGATTCACCTGCCTAAAATTTCACGAATCTAGTAAACTGGCGTATTGGCTATACCAATGGAAGGGAAGTGATTTTATTAGtaaaaaattcatcttcaagaagaaggaaataCTTAGTGGATCCAAGAGGAACAACTTCTGCGTGGTGATTGAGAAAGACAACGAAGATAAGCGTTAA
- a CDS encoding uncharacterized protein (EggNog:ENOG41) gives MGDNDVDFVTIRRRRQNDSKRDVDPYGHLKARFEKFFSIVAKDPFFKLIAHTVVENSTKLTHIRCLALGNLATDSSAFFQLCLLKYLQDYLIGDIDVSVYDPVFDDLDVQFLQDYLHYKVEKEYSLDNHLVDQVLFFMPHALYSTIEDIVREVKPLNLLTNNVVKYSYNHSDAENLRKIPNCATIAHLVTTDQGFKASVGDSDGGFKVVTRRKPGKRMSSKAFIPPTLDYHLESRYFSSVYSKVFSDPSSNIWNNAFSDLAFIRLFKRQ, from the coding sequence ATGGGTGATAATGATGTCGACTTCGTCACTATTCGTAGACGTCGTCAGAATGATTCTAAAAGGGATGTCGACCCATACGGTCATTTGAAAGCCAGGTTTGAGAAATTCTTTTCTATAGTGGCCAAAGACCCTTTTTTCAAACTGATAGCCCATACGGTGGTGGAAAACTCTACTAAATTGACACACATAAGATGTCTTGCACTAGGAAATCTTGCCACTGATAGTAGTGCATTTTTCCAGCTCTGTCTTCTAAAGTATTTACAAGACTATTTAATTGGAGACATTGATGTATCTGTGTACGATCCAGTTTTTGATGACTTGGATgttcaatttctccagGACTACTTGCACTATAAAGTAGAAAAAGAGTATTCTCTAGATAATCATCTTGTTGATCAGGTCTTATTTTTTATGCCTCATGCCTTATATTCGACTATTGAAGATATTGTCCGTGAGGTGAAACCTTTGAACCTTTTGACCAATAACGTTGTGAAATATTCTTACAATCATTCTGATGCTGAAAATCTTCGCAAGATCCCCAACTGTGCCACTATTGCACATCTTGTTACGACTGACCAAGGATTCAAAGCATCAGTAGGTGACTCTGATGGAGGATTTAAGGTGGTTACTCGTAGGAAACCTGGTAAACGTATGTCCTCAAAGGCATTCATTCCTCCTACACTCGATTATCATTTAGAAAGCCGCTACTTCTCCTCTGTCTATTCAAAAGTATTTTCTGATCCCTCGTCTAATATCTGGAATAATGCTTTCAGTGACTTGGCCTTCATTAGATTGTTCAAAAGGCAATGA